One window from the genome of Chroococcidiopsis sp. TS-821 encodes:
- the hmpF gene encoding pilus motility taxis protein HmpF produces MLYLAEVQKQKSGFMGAGKAEIKLLAFQRSDQSWNPVPGEEIITAEEASNFSTGALVLADLNANRQVQRLQEAGRPLVNILQSFSRILEKFKRQEEEIEQWKQSLTYQSQEMNRRNMEMEARLEQLQQMEAEFKELEARHQEIESSRQDLATAWEQLQSERRRWEESQHLGIDEFQARQIQELVEHLSNNVPDVSLREELTLLLASIATGQNTLNQHWQQLEQQQIYTQEQQQEFEGIVQTWQESFTEWQQAQSLLEQSLSELKVQTTVLSYKQEHAQTLKWQLQKHEELYREVSRIAESVTQVDVSEKVNVTDLEQMPIEQLQQIVQDLQEDLAKNSQFVSDQEEELKLQKQAVEELQTQLTQSDSSERSHLEAELAEEYDRYQMLNKTLVGQRQNLRERKAILKQHLHVLWRRQGCHNFTMIGDEPSIDLQPVLAQVEDFKQQKAEELQKLEQELSQIESSIVYLQSLVNTQTEMQALKQQQWQNLEQQLHSLQASIAETSGKIKLSQEVLQPLQDNWNSLQQQLEAIAATLSNSDLQQTIAQIRQVLQSLIPSIEMAVP; encoded by the coding sequence GTGCTGTATTTAGCAGAAGTTCAAAAGCAAAAAAGCGGGTTTATGGGTGCTGGGAAGGCTGAAATTAAATTACTAGCCTTTCAGCGAAGCGATCAAAGTTGGAATCCTGTACCAGGTGAAGAAATCATTACAGCAGAAGAAGCTAGTAATTTTTCAACAGGAGCGCTTGTATTAGCAGATTTAAATGCAAATCGACAAGTGCAACGCCTGCAAGAAGCAGGGCGTCCTTTGGTTAATATTTTGCAAAGCTTCTCGCGCATACTCGAAAAGTTTAAGCGTCAGGAAGAAGAAATTGAGCAGTGGAAGCAGTCTTTGACTTACCAAAGTCAGGAAATGAATCGCCGCAACATGGAAATGGAAGCGCGTTTAGAACAACTTCAGCAGATGGAAGCTGAATTTAAAGAACTAGAAGCGCGACACCAAGAAATTGAATCTAGTCGTCAAGATTTAGCAACAGCTTGGGAGCAGCTACAGAGTGAACGGCGTCGTTGGGAAGAATCGCAACACTTAGGAATAGATGAATTCCAAGCACGTCAAATTCAAGAGTTAGTGGAGCATCTATCTAACAATGTACCTGATGTATCATTACGAGAAGAACTGACGCTTTTGCTGGCGAGTATTGCTACTGGACAAAATACTTTAAATCAGCACTGGCAACAACTAGAACAGCAGCAAATTTATACTCAAGAGCAACAACAAGAGTTTGAAGGCATTGTGCAAACGTGGCAAGAAAGCTTTACTGAATGGCAACAAGCTCAAAGCTTATTAGAACAATCTTTATCTGAATTAAAGGTACAAACTACTGTCTTAAGCTATAAACAAGAACACGCGCAGACATTAAAGTGGCAATTACAAAAACATGAAGAGTTATACCGAGAAGTGTCTCGAATTGCAGAATCTGTTACGCAAGTAGATGTTAGTGAAAAGGTTAACGTAACAGATTTAGAACAAATGCCCATTGAGCAGCTACAGCAGATTGTACAAGACTTACAGGAAGATTTAGCTAAGAATTCTCAGTTTGTTAGCGACCAAGAAGAAGAACTAAAATTGCAAAAGCAAGCTGTGGAAGAATTGCAAACACAATTAACTCAGAGTGATTCTTCAGAGCGATCGCACTTAGAGGCTGAGTTAGCTGAAGAATACGATCGCTACCAAATGCTGAATAAAACTTTAGTCGGGCAAAGGCAAAATTTGCGCGAGCGTAAAGCAATTCTCAAACAGCATCTACACGTTCTCTGGCGTCGGCAAGGTTGTCACAATTTTACGATGATTGGTGATGAGCCAAGTATAGATTTGCAGCCTGTGTTAGCACAAGTCGAAGACTTCAAGCAACAAAAAGCTGAGGAACTACAAAAGCTAGAACAAGAGCTTTCGCAAATAGAATCGAGCATTGTTTATCTACAGAGCTTGGTTAATACGCAAACCGAAATGCAAGCACTTAAACAACAGCAATGGCAAAATTTAGAACAGCAACTACACTCATTGCAGGCAAGCATTGCAGAAACTTCCGGCAAAATCAAGTTATCGCAAGAAGTCTTGCAACCACTTCAAGACAATTGGAACAGCCTACAACAGCAACTCGAAGCGATCGCCGCGACACTCAGTAATAGTGACCTGCAGCAAACAATCGCGCAGATCCGCCAGGTTCTGCAAAGCCTTATCCCAAGTATTGAAATGGCAGTACCTTAG
- the tilS gene encoding tRNA lysidine(34) synthetase TilS — protein sequence MAKCSNWSLLHAKVHRTLRSRYLLPRDRRILVAVSGGQDSLCLAKLLLDLQPKWGWDLGIAHCNHQWRSDAAANATYVSQLAQSWNTPFYSETTDRALRSEAAARQWRYQALSAIAHKHQYKYIVTGHTASDRAETLLYNLIRGSGADGLQALTWCRALTPEISLVRPLLEVTRAETAQFCQDMQLQVWEDSTNQDLKYARNRIRQELLPYLHQFNPKVEQTLAQTAEIFHAEVEYLESAAEQLQQNATITSNDATVKLDCLVLRNAPLALQRRVIRRVLQQMQTAPSFAQIEKITTLITAPNGSQTDPLPGGAIAQIKQNCLWISKN from the coding sequence ATGGCTAAATGCTCGAATTGGAGTCTACTACACGCCAAGGTACATCGTACGCTGCGATCGCGTTATCTTTTGCCACGCGACCGTCGGATACTTGTTGCTGTTTCAGGAGGACAAGATTCGCTGTGCTTAGCCAAACTCCTTTTAGATTTACAACCTAAATGGGGATGGGATTTGGGTATTGCCCACTGCAATCATCAATGGCGGAGTGATGCTGCAGCCAATGCTACTTACGTATCTCAGCTAGCACAATCGTGGAACACGCCCTTCTACAGCGAAACTACCGATCGCGCATTACGTAGCGAAGCCGCAGCCAGACAATGGCGCTATCAAGCTTTGAGTGCGATCGCGCACAAACACCAATACAAATATATTGTTACAGGTCATACAGCAAGCGATCGTGCTGAAACACTGCTGTACAATTTAATTCGCGGCAGTGGTGCAGATGGTTTGCAAGCACTGACATGGTGTCGCGCACTCACACCAGAAATTAGCTTAGTACGTCCTCTATTAGAAGTTACGCGAGCAGAAACTGCACAATTTTGTCAAGATATGCAATTGCAGGTTTGGGAAGATTCTACTAATCAAGACCTCAAGTATGCGCGGAATCGAATTCGTCAAGAACTTTTACCATATTTGCATCAATTCAATCCTAAAGTTGAGCAAACCCTAGCTCAGACCGCAGAAATTTTCCACGCAGAGGTAGAATACCTAGAATCAGCTGCCGAACAACTCCAGCAAAATGCAACTATTACGAGCAATGATGCAACAGTTAAGCTCGATTGTCTTGTTCTGCGTAACGCACCTTTAGCTTTACAACGTCGCGTCATTCGGCGAGTGCTGCAACAAATGCAAACGGCACCCAGCTTTGCGCAAATTGAAAAAATCACTACTTTGATAACAGCTCCGAATGGTTCGCAAACCGATCCGTTACCTGGCGGCGCGATCGCCCAAATTAAACAAAATTGTCTTTGGATTTCTAAAAACTAA
- the pstB gene encoding phosphate ABC transporter ATP-binding protein PstB, with amino-acid sequence MNPDTINSPNSRNTNTTQEAILRAENVSVTYGSFQALRGVSLDIPKNQVVAFIGPSGCGKSTLLRCFNRLNDLIPGTKVGGKVTYQGIDIYADKVDPVQVRRRIGMVFQKPNPFPKSIYDNIAFGARINGYKKSEMDEIVERSLRQAALWDEVKDKLKESGLSLSGGQQQRLCIARTVAIEPDVVLMDEPASALDPISTRKIEELIQELKENYTIVIVTHNMQQATRVADYTAFFNAEAEEGGKRFGYLVEYDRTEAIFNNPKEEYTRQYVSGRFG; translated from the coding sequence ATGAATCCTGACACAATCAACTCACCAAATTCTAGAAATACTAATACAACGCAAGAAGCGATTTTACGCGCTGAAAATGTTTCCGTAACCTATGGTTCCTTTCAGGCATTACGCGGTGTCAGCTTAGATATTCCTAAGAACCAAGTCGTCGCTTTTATCGGACCTTCTGGTTGTGGTAAAAGTACGCTATTAAGATGTTTTAACCGCCTCAATGACTTAATTCCTGGAACAAAAGTTGGTGGAAAAGTAACCTACCAGGGTATTGATATTTATGCTGATAAAGTAGACCCAGTACAGGTACGCCGTAGAATTGGAATGGTGTTCCAGAAACCAAATCCCTTTCCCAAATCAATCTACGATAACATCGCTTTTGGCGCAAGGATCAACGGCTACAAGAAAAGTGAAATGGATGAGATTGTCGAGCGATCTCTTCGCCAAGCCGCATTATGGGATGAAGTGAAAGACAAACTCAAAGAAAGTGGTTTATCTTTATCTGGTGGTCAACAACAGCGTCTCTGTATTGCACGGACAGTTGCGATCGAACCTGATGTTGTTCTAATGGATGAACCTGCTTCGGCACTCGATCCGATATCTACCCGCAAAATAGAAGAACTCATTCAAGAACTGAAAGAAAATTACACAATTGTGATTGTGACGCACAATATGCAGCAAGCGACACGGGTTGCTGATTATACTGCATTTTTCAACGCTGAGGCGGAAGAAGGTGGAAAACGCTTTGGCTATCTAGTTGAGTACGATAGAACAGAAGCAATTTTCAACAATCCAAAAGAAGAATACACGCGACAGTACGTTAGTGGTAGATTTGGT
- the pstA gene encoding phosphate ABC transporter permease PstA gives MATADGRFSEDGRESKINLTRSARTPFRNSFDTFMTILTGVFTILILVPLVAIVWDVAREGIGQLGIQSFTELPPPPGLTEGGFGNAIIGTIYTLGIGAAFSVPLGILAAVYLSEFGRGTRLAYIIKFATNVLAGVPAIIAGLFSYTVVVLTTGTFSAFAGGVALSVVMVPIVLRATEEGLLLVPQEMRQAAVGVGATKFQTISRIVIPAALPSIATAVTLSLARAGGEAAPLLFTALNNNFWSTDVWAPIATLPVLIYFYAIIPFRPQQQLAWTAALVLLGLILIVSISSRLLARKRFQ, from the coding sequence ATGGCAACTGCTGACGGCAGATTCTCTGAAGATGGTAGAGAATCAAAGATTAATTTAACTCGCTCTGCAAGAACGCCTTTCCGAAATTCGTTTGATACCTTCATGACGATTTTGACTGGCGTTTTCACAATCCTAATATTAGTTCCTCTAGTCGCCATTGTTTGGGATGTAGCTAGAGAAGGTATTGGTCAATTAGGTATCCAATCTTTTACTGAGTTACCTCCACCACCAGGATTGACGGAAGGCGGCTTTGGTAATGCGATTATCGGTACTATCTATACTCTAGGAATTGGAGCAGCTTTTAGTGTACCGTTGGGAATTTTAGCTGCTGTTTACCTTTCAGAATTTGGACGCGGTACTAGGCTTGCTTATATAATCAAGTTTGCAACAAACGTTTTAGCTGGAGTTCCGGCAATCATAGCTGGTTTGTTTTCTTACACTGTTGTGGTATTGACAACTGGGACATTTTCTGCGTTTGCTGGAGGCGTAGCACTATCAGTTGTCATGGTTCCCATTGTGCTACGCGCTACAGAAGAAGGATTATTGCTTGTTCCACAAGAAATGCGTCAAGCAGCTGTTGGCGTTGGGGCAACAAAGTTTCAAACAATCTCTCGCATTGTGATTCCAGCAGCTTTACCTTCTATTGCTACTGCAGTCACGTTGTCTTTGGCGCGTGCGGGTGGAGAAGCCGCACCTTTACTATTTACAGCGTTGAATAATAACTTCTGGTCAACAGATGTCTGGGCACCGATCGCCACACTACCAGTTCTGATTTATTTCTACGCGATCATTCCCTTCAGACCACAGCAGCAGCTTGCTTGGACAGCGGCTTTGGTTCTGTTAGGGCTCATTTTGATCGTGAGTATTTCTTCGCGCTTACTAGCACGTAAAAGATTTCAATAA
- a CDS encoding DUF3352 domain-containing protein has protein sequence MPEKSKKVLPIFVVVGCLIGIGAVTYWVLTRQNRLAQMPVGTNVVPQDALLTISVSTDENKWQQLRQFGTLQARSKIEKNVTQLRDRFLTAYGYDYQQDVQPWIGKEATIAFIPPELNATNQNQAVLMVLPIADRAAAQQIWETPRTQQTKWISRNYKGILIQETQSIGNTNYSAAVLDRRFVIVSDNPQVIEKTIDTYQSGLSLARIPGYAAAISKITHPNRFAQVYINIPAAVRVASTNSTLAAIPQGLARLQENQGLASTITIEPEGLRLRSISWLKPNSQHVHRVENNAGQMQRRLPAETLMMLSSGNLQQLWQDYTLTSQSNPLTPFPPENLRAGFKSLTGLDLDRDLLSWMNREFSIAVVPASTQDTQQDFALSLVLMAETSDRTAANKSFQQLEQVLQSRYQFKIQQTQLGNTTVTNWIAPFGTLTATRGWLDKNVAFVALGAPIADRLLPQPATNLANTAEFQSTVPKELNPNNGQFFLNINSTVKALPLPQLLPGQSVLLEATRSVGGTTAVSDERSIRYDIFVSLEKDESQIQGFGESKITTRQ, from the coding sequence ATGCCTGAAAAAAGTAAAAAAGTTCTTCCTATTTTCGTTGTTGTTGGCTGCTTAATTGGCATTGGAGCGGTTACTTATTGGGTATTAACGCGACAAAATAGATTAGCACAAATGCCGGTTGGAACCAATGTTGTTCCGCAAGATGCACTACTGACGATATCAGTTTCTACAGATGAAAATAAGTGGCAACAATTGCGCCAGTTTGGTACACTTCAGGCACGATCCAAAATAGAAAAGAATGTAACACAATTGCGCGATCGCTTCTTAACGGCGTATGGCTACGACTACCAGCAGGATGTTCAACCTTGGATTGGCAAAGAAGCAACAATTGCTTTTATACCACCTGAACTCAATGCAACTAACCAAAATCAAGCTGTCTTAATGGTACTACCAATTGCCGATCGAGCTGCTGCGCAACAAATTTGGGAAACGCCAAGAACGCAACAAACTAAGTGGATTTCGCGCAACTATAAAGGTATTCTAATCCAAGAAACACAAAGCATAGGCAATACCAATTATTCAGCCGCAGTCTTGGATCGGCGCTTTGTGATTGTTAGCGACAACCCCCAAGTCATAGAAAAAACCATCGACACCTATCAAAGTGGACTTTCCTTAGCACGCATTCCAGGATACGCAGCAGCAATCAGTAAAATTACACACCCAAATCGCTTTGCCCAAGTATATATTAATATCCCAGCAGCCGTTCGAGTTGCGAGTACTAATTCTACACTCGCGGCAATTCCGCAAGGCTTAGCCCGTCTTCAAGAAAATCAAGGACTCGCTAGTACTATTACCATAGAACCTGAAGGACTTCGGTTGAGAAGTATTTCATGGTTAAAGCCAAATAGCCAGCACGTGCATCGCGTAGAAAATAATGCAGGTCAAATGCAGCGCCGTTTACCAGCAGAAACATTGATGATGCTTTCTAGCGGAAATCTTCAGCAATTGTGGCAAGACTACACGTTAACATCCCAGTCAAACCCTTTAACGCCGTTTCCACCGGAGAATTTAAGAGCCGGTTTTAAGTCGCTGACAGGGTTAGATTTGGATCGCGATCTACTCAGTTGGATGAATCGCGAGTTTTCAATCGCGGTTGTACCTGCCTCAACACAAGACACACAACAAGATTTTGCACTTTCGCTAGTATTGATGGCTGAGACAAGCGATCGCACCGCAGCCAACAAATCGTTTCAACAGCTAGAGCAAGTACTGCAAAGCCGCTATCAATTTAAAATACAACAAACACAGCTAGGTAACACTACAGTAACTAACTGGATCGCACCGTTTGGAACACTGACAGCAACGCGTGGCTGGTTAGACAAAAATGTCGCTTTTGTCGCGCTTGGTGCGCCGATCGCCGACCGCCTGCTACCGCAACCTGCAACAAACTTAGCAAACACAGCTGAATTTCAAAGTACAGTCCCTAAAGAACTTAATCCCAACAACGGGCAATTTTTCCTCAACATTAATTCTACAGTCAAAGCTTTACCTCTACCGCAGTTACTTCCTGGACAAAGTGTCTTACTCGAAGCAACACGTTCAGTTGGTGGAACTACGGCAGTAAGTGACGAGCGCAGTATCCGTTATGATATTTTTGTTTCGCTGGAAAAAGACGAGTCTCAAATCCAAGGTTTTGGAGAAAGCAAAATAACAACTCGTCAATAG
- the pstS gene encoding phosphate ABC transporter substrate-binding protein PstS, with protein MPLQISKSKAFIAPLAALALGLAACGQQTTTPGTGTNGSPAAQQGPSVNISGAGATFPAPLYQRWFTEYARNVNPGVQVSYQSVGSGAGLEQYINGTVDFGASDAPIQGDRLESFRQKYNADPIQVPMAGGAVPLAYNLPEIEGQELRLSRQAYCGIVTGKVTRWNDPLIAQANPNLNLPDRPITFAHRSDGSGTTFIFVNHINTACPEWPAGVGTSVNWPTGVGAQGNEGVAAQIQQNEGTIGYIEYAYAKLNQIPTALLENASGEFIAPTPESASAVFDGVEIPEDFALLVPDSDNPAAFPIAGLTWILVYPTYQDANKWQAMRGVFEWALTDGRPIAEELGYVPMPDSIVERVRQVFDERVKAG; from the coding sequence ATGCCGTTACAAATTTCTAAGTCAAAAGCCTTTATTGCGCCTCTAGCTGCGTTAGCTTTAGGTCTAGCTGCCTGCGGACAACAAACCACTACACCTGGTACCGGTACAAACGGAAGCCCAGCAGCACAACAAGGTCCTAGTGTCAACATTAGCGGTGCTGGTGCTACTTTTCCTGCGCCTTTGTATCAGCGATGGTTCACTGAATACGCTAGAAATGTTAACCCTGGTGTTCAAGTCAGTTATCAATCTGTTGGTAGCGGTGCCGGATTAGAACAGTACATCAACGGAACAGTCGATTTCGGTGCGAGTGATGCGCCAATTCAGGGCGATCGCTTAGAGTCTTTTAGACAAAAGTACAATGCTGACCCAATCCAAGTACCAATGGCAGGGGGTGCTGTGCCCCTCGCCTACAACTTACCAGAAATTGAAGGACAAGAATTAAGACTTTCGCGCCAAGCTTACTGTGGTATTGTTACAGGAAAAGTAACTCGCTGGAACGATCCACTAATTGCGCAAGCCAACCCCAATTTAAACTTACCAGATAGACCAATCACCTTTGCGCATCGTTCAGATGGTAGCGGAACGACATTTATCTTCGTCAATCACATCAATACGGCTTGTCCAGAATGGCCTGCTGGTGTTGGTACATCAGTGAACTGGCCCACAGGTGTTGGCGCTCAAGGTAACGAAGGTGTCGCTGCGCAGATTCAGCAAAACGAAGGTACAATCGGCTACATCGAATATGCGTACGCCAAGCTAAATCAAATTCCTACCGCTTTGCTAGAAAACGCTTCAGGAGAATTCATCGCACCAACACCTGAATCAGCCAGTGCTGTGTTCGATGGGGTAGAAATTCCAGAAGATTTTGCCCTACTTGTCCCAGATTCGGACAATCCAGCAGCATTTCCTATTGCTGGTTTAACTTGGATTTTGGTGTATCCCACATACCAAGATGCCAACAAGTGGCAAGCAATGCGCGGTGTATTTGAGTGGGCTTTAACAGACGGCAGACCTATTGCAGAAGAGTTGGGTTATGTTCCCATGCCAGACAGCATTGTAGAACGCGTTCGTCAAGTATTTGATGAAAGAGTTAAAGCGGGATAA
- the pstC gene encoding phosphate ABC transporter permease subunit PstC: MSAVTGEQPRQKWRGLERKNDVVTTFDRVFYWLVILGAVAIGAVLLWIAVQIAISAWPAIQAYGVQFLVTTTWDPVQNIYGALPQIYGTIVTSMIALVIAVPLGVGVAVFLSEDFIPNSIRTPIALAIELIAAIPSVVVGLWGIFVFIPFIRPFYNFLYDNFSWIPLFSTPPRGNSLLTLGIVLAVMISPTIIAISRGSLLALPRDLRQGALALGATRWETILRVLIPAAFSGIVGSVMLALGRAMGETMAAAMLVGNANQITPSLLAPGATIASLIAAQFGEAGRAQVAALLYSGLVLMILTLIVNILAEIIIQRFQNIE; the protein is encoded by the coding sequence ATGAGTGCGGTAACTGGAGAACAACCACGGCAAAAATGGCGAGGGTTAGAAAGGAAAAATGATGTTGTAACCACATTTGACCGAGTTTTTTACTGGTTAGTCATCTTAGGCGCAGTTGCAATTGGTGCAGTTCTTTTATGGATTGCCGTACAAATTGCTATCAGTGCTTGGCCCGCAATTCAAGCTTACGGCGTACAGTTTTTGGTTACAACAACGTGGGATCCAGTTCAAAACATCTATGGTGCATTACCACAAATTTATGGAACCATTGTGACATCAATGATTGCTCTTGTAATTGCAGTTCCTTTAGGAGTTGGTGTCGCAGTTTTTTTGAGTGAAGATTTTATTCCTAACTCGATCCGGACTCCTATTGCCTTAGCAATTGAATTAATTGCTGCGATTCCGAGTGTTGTCGTTGGGTTGTGGGGAATTTTCGTATTTATTCCGTTTATCCGCCCTTTCTACAACTTTCTGTACGACAACTTTAGCTGGATTCCCTTATTTAGTACGCCACCTAGGGGTAATAGCTTATTAACATTGGGTATTGTCTTAGCAGTCATGATTTCACCCACAATTATTGCAATTTCTCGTGGTAGCTTACTTGCACTACCTCGCGACTTACGTCAAGGTGCGCTTGCTTTAGGGGCAACTCGTTGGGAAACTATTTTGCGAGTCTTAATTCCAGCTGCTTTCTCTGGTATTGTGGGTTCGGTCATGCTTGCCTTGGGTCGAGCGATGGGTGAAACAATGGCAGCAGCAATGCTTGTAGGTAACGCTAACCAAATTACTCCATCCTTGCTAGCTCCAGGAGCTACCATCGCGTCCTTAATTGCGGCTCAATTCGGAGAAGCTGGTCGCGCTCAGGTTGCCGCTTTACTGTACTCTGGCTTAGTTTTAATGATTTTGACGCTAATTGTGAATATCTTGGCAGAAATCATTATTCAAAGATTCCAAAACATTGAGTAA
- the ccsB gene encoding c-type cytochrome biogenesis protein CcsB, whose product MDLVLLQNLLDNASFAILFVTMLIYWIGAAFPNINYLPALGTAGMAIANLCIATLLGARWLEAGYFPISNLYESLFFLTWGITTVHLIAENNTRSRLVGVVTAPVAMGITAFAALTLPEDMQSAAPLVPALKSNWLMMHVSVMMLSYAALMVGSLLAIAFLVVTRGQKVVLQGSSVGTGGYRNNGYGLHKAGEVVASTEEVHSDNGVTTFQSNGSSTAVIEAVTTLQTPQSTVSSEPLSPQRLSLADTLDNISYRIIGLGFPLLTIGIIAGAVWANEAWGSYWSWDPKETWALITWLVFAAYLHARITRGWQGRRPAILAATGFIVVWICYLGVNLLGKGLHSYGWFF is encoded by the coding sequence ATGGATCTCGTTTTACTACAGAACTTATTAGATAATGCTTCGTTCGCGATTCTCTTTGTAACAATGTTGATCTATTGGATCGGAGCAGCATTTCCAAACATCAACTATCTTCCAGCGTTAGGAACTGCAGGCATGGCGATCGCTAACTTGTGTATTGCCACACTCTTAGGAGCAAGATGGTTAGAAGCTGGATATTTTCCAATCAGTAATTTATACGAATCTTTATTTTTTCTCACTTGGGGAATAACAACTGTCCACCTGATCGCCGAAAACAATACCCGCAGTCGCTTGGTAGGAGTTGTAACAGCACCTGTTGCGATGGGAATTACGGCTTTTGCTGCACTGACACTACCTGAAGATATGCAATCTGCTGCACCGTTAGTTCCGGCATTGAAGTCAAATTGGCTAATGATGCACGTTAGCGTGATGATGTTGAGTTACGCTGCTTTGATGGTAGGTTCGCTATTGGCAATCGCGTTTCTTGTCGTCACTCGCGGGCAAAAAGTCGTCCTTCAAGGTAGTTCAGTCGGTACTGGTGGTTATCGCAACAATGGCTATGGTTTGCACAAAGCAGGTGAAGTAGTCGCGTCCACCGAGGAAGTTCATTCAGATAACGGCGTTACAACTTTTCAAAGTAATGGTAGCAGCACTGCAGTCATTGAGGCAGTAACAACGCTGCAAACTCCTCAATCTACAGTTTCTTCCGAACCTCTCTCACCTCAGCGCCTCAGCTTGGCAGATACGCTCGACAATATTAGCTACCGCATAATTGGTTTAGGATTTCCGCTACTCACAATCGGTATCATTGCAGGTGCCGTTTGGGCAAACGAAGCTTGGGGTTCATACTGGAGTTGGGATCCAAAAGAAACCTGGGCGCTGATTACATGGCTTGTCTTTGCAGCTTATCTTCACGCACGGATTACTCGTGGCTGGCAAGGGCGCCGTCCAGCAATTCTAGCAGCAACGGGCTTTATTGTTGTTTGGATTTGTTACTTGGGCGTAAATCTTTTGGGTAAAGGACTACATTCTTACGGTTGGTTTTTCTAA